AACACGTTGTCAGGAAGAAATTCTCAACAGTTGACGCTCCATgtaggggtcttctgcttttcaggatcaACTATGTCTCGACTACACATCGGCACCAGATTCTGCAATgacggcttctacgaccactttggGTCAACAGCGATCACCCTCGAATTGCCCTTAGCCAGATCGGAGATCACATTCGGAACTATGATCTTTCACTGGGACCATTAAGGTGAACTGATCTGCACCGGTATTATCCAATCTAGATCACTGGACGCATACCGCGAGGTGgaacatctcgagtgggatcccaaggagcccaaTTTTCTCTAGTATATGGACACCGACAACGACGAGGGTGGTGACAATGACTCCACCGCTAGCTAAAGCAGCCGAACAAATCGATTTGTGTTCATGGCCAGGGGAACTGATATCCCACCTGTTGACCTAATAGTAGTAGATCCAAACACTATGGTAAACAATGGCACGAAAATTCCTAAGGATCCAGCAGTGATAGCCGCCTCTCATGGTACCAGCGTTGCTAGCGATATGCTACCAAAGACATCTACAGCTAGAGCCTTACGTGTCCTGACACAACTCTCCATCGATGGACCGCTGGAGGTCAGATACCTGCTAGTCTTCAACGACTACTTCCTGTGGGCACACCTCCACCACCAGCGGCTCAAACATCGCGGGACAAGATCCTCCCTCAGAATAGCAATCGCGGAGAAGCATCATCTCGACCACAACCTAGTCTGGGCAGTGATGTTTTTAGCACTCCGAATGCTAATGTCCAAGGAGCTCATCTAATTCTAAGATCTCTTCCAGGGTTAGATCCACTGAATCCTTTGACCCCTATGGTCAACTAGATCAggaccctactcgatgcggcCCATATCCAAGATGCTCTAGCGAACAATCCTAGCAACTCTAGGCGCCCCAACCGACAAGGCACTGGCTCGAGGAGCCACATGCACGAGTATCCTAAAGTCGAGGGATCCTAGGCAGCAAGCTCAAGtgatcgagcccgagcaccactTTACGGGCAAACTGTAACTGCACTATCCATAGGCGTGGGAACCGGGGAGACCTGAGGATCATATTCCCCACAATCAGCATGATTTACGTACAATAATAGACAACCACCATGAGAAACACCACGAGGACGACCGTCGTCATTACGATTGTAGATCTCTAGGATGAGATGGTCGACGTGACTCCCCTGCTCAAAGGAACATGCATGAtagtcctcctccacctcctcctgaagaattcAATGGAGGCTGCGAAACTTTCATACATGAGCTTAGGTTGATACGGTGGCTCGAGAAGTTCAAGGCGGGCCTAATCCAGAAgtatgatgggaagatcaaccccaaTGAGTCGTTACATATCTATACTATGGTTATTCGAGCAGCGGGTGGTGACAACAAGGTAATAGCCAATTATCCGCTAACCACACTCGATAGACTTCCTAGGTCCTGGTGTTGAACCTGCCTTCTAACTCGATCCGATCATGGGCTGAGTTGAAgcctcagttcatagccaacttccatGGCACATTCGAGCGACCAGAAACGGAGAAtgatctccatcaactgaaccATGGTGAGGACGAAGAACTCTGAGATTTCATTCGCCGGTTCAGCGACAGGCGTAATATGATCCCGGGCATCTCCAACGAGTCAGTCATCATCACCTTTAGGCAAGGCATCCGGGACATGGATTTACTTGGGAAGATGGCTACTCAGAAGATTCACACAGCCAAAGAGCTCTTTGAtttggccgacaagtgtgcaaagcgAGCAGAAGCCCTGGTACACACAAAAAATTCtcaatctagcaaggacaagTCCGACTCCTCAAAGAACagggggaagaagaacaaacctggtgacaagcgcaagggtccagaTATGACCATAGCTGCggtcgataggagcaagtcgcGTAACACTGGGGATAACAAAGGCCTGAGTCAAGGtggtgggaagtggtgtcccatccatcgaaCCAGCCAACATGACTTCAATGAATGTCGTATCATGAAAAAGAAGGTCGATTGAAAGCTCAAGGCCATTGTTGTTGAGCATAACAGCAAACAGGTCAAGCTGAACGTTAACGGTGATGAGCTTGAATTCCACAAGGCCGACCAAAGTCTAGCACACATCTTCGGAGAATCCGTTGCATATGAATATAAAAGGTAGTACAAGGCGATCAAACGAGAGGTCAATTTAACTCTGATTATGCCAtctcgatacctcaagtggtcagaggttCTAATCACCTTCAATCAAGTTGATCATTGAGCCGCATTTCCACACCCTGGTAGATACCCAGTTGTGGTCCAACCGAATATCTTCAACATCAAAGTCTCTCCAACTTTGGTCGACAgggggtagttcgcttaacctcatcttcaccaAGACCCTAAACAAGATGGGAATTCTGATGTCGGAGCTTAAGGCGGGAGTCAAGGCTTTCGATGGCATATcccccaactcatcgaccatgcccctgGGCCAGATCAAGTTGCCGGTCACGTTTGGCATGCCCGACAACTTCCATACAGATAGGCTTACCTTTGATATCGTGGGCTTCAAGACGACGTACAACGTGATCCTGGGCCGCCCAATGCTAGACAAGTTTATAGCCATggtgcactatgcataccaaACGCTCAAGATCCCGAGtcccaaaggggtcataacaATCAGGGGAGATCAACCTGAGGTGGTCAAATGTGACAAGCAGAGCCTGGACATAGTCAAACACCTCAGTCGAGTTGCAACCACTCCTAAAGGCATGGATTCCATGTgtcagaagcatcaagccactATTGAGATCAAGGACTCCAAACTTGTAAGTCTTGTTGACATCTCCAAGTCTAACGATGCCACCAAGGGTGAGACCAACGAAAATGCTAGCAACAAAAATACTGATGGTGGCGTCAAGGCGATGCCCCTCGACCTGTCTAAACCAACCAAgacggttaaggttggggctaacCTTGACTCTAAATAGGAATTCAAGCTCATCACTTTTTTCCGGGCAAACCAAGATATGTTCACGTGGCAACCATCTGATATGTctggagtccctagggaggtgatcgaacATCAACTACCTGTTAAGCCCGActccaaacctgtggtgcaaaAACAATAAGGATTTGCGgaggataggaagcaagctaCCCAAGAGGAGGTTGACAAACTCTTTAAGGTGGGCTTTATTCAAGAAGTTCGTCACCCTACATGGCTCGCAAACCCCATCCTCGTCAAGAAAGCTAATGGTAGATGGAGAATatgtgtcgacttcaccgacctcaataaATCCtatccaaaagatccttttcctctttcaCGCATCGACCAAATCATCGACTCTATAGCGGGTTGTATAttgttgtgttttctagatgcctattcggggtatcaccaaattagtatAAGAATAGAGAATGATGAGAAAACTATTTTACTACTCCTTTTGGTGTAATtttctatgtaaagatgcccttCTGTTTAAAGAAcattggtgctacttatcaacgatGTATTCAAAAGTGGGCGCAATGTGGAatcttatgtcgatgatattgtagtcaagttgAGAACCGAGGATGCCTTGATTGACGATCTCAAGGagacattcgacaacctcaggaagtattgTATGATACTCAATTCGAAGAAGTGCACATTCGGCGTTCCTTCCGGtaagcttctcagcttcctggtgtcgagtcgaggcattgaggccaatccacaTAAAAATGAGGCTCTTGACCAGATGTGGTCATCTCGAACATGACAAGAGGTTAAAAAAttaacatgatgcattgcaaCTCTTAGTCAATTTATTTTCATGATGGACGGgcgaggaatgcctttcttcaagttgctgaAGAAGGATGACCGGTTCAAGTGGAAGGAAGAAGCTGAGTGCTCCTtctaggacttaaaaaggtatttattgcTCTATTAATTCTTACACCTCCTAACAAAAAAATGAGttctttttgtacattgtagTTACCCcgcaagttgtaagcacggtctTGGTAGTCGCACAGGAATGCCTCGAGAAAAGACGCCAAGGTTCAAAAATCTATTTACTACGTAAGTGAAGTCCTACACGACGCTAGGCTATGATACCCACAAGTTGTGACACTATTTCCAAGCGCACATGATGTCATACGTAATAGGGAGACCACTAGATGAATCGCACAATGGACAGTCGTGCTCAGTGAATTCAACATCAGATATATACCACGCATAAGCGTGAAGTAAGGAGTACTAGCGGAATTCATCATCGAATGaacaagcgttgaagaaacaaggccaagtgtggtcgaggaccactggactcttttcttcgatggatcgctcatgcttcagagctcgggggctagcattgtgctcaaatctccaacggacGATGAACTTAGGTACGATGtttaattagattttaaagctttcaacaatgttgcagaatacgaaAGATTGGTAAATAAACTTCGCATAGCTGCAACACTTAGAATCAGACAACTTCTTGTGAAAGAGGACTCATAGCTAGTcctaaaccaagttcaaaaagagtaccagtgctcggaTGACAACATGACGTCCTACTTGAACGTGGTGCGAAAGCTCGAGGAAAAGTTCGAGGGGCTAGAAGTAATGAACATCAGGAGGAGTGacaactctggtgcggatgaacttacTAGACCCGCTTCTTCTCGAGCTCCGATACTCATAGGAGTTTTCATCGAGAAACTACTCAAACCATCTGGCCCGACTGTTCGGTGAATGGATGCTGCCTAACTTGACCAGCAGTCTGGTCCAGTCAGCAAGGCAGGATCTATAACACGAATGCTGCACTACAATGTgaactgacttggatgactccgtaccaagcctatctcaaaGTTCGAGACATcattgatgatgatgcgtctgcaaagaaaattgctcgtaagtccaaaCTCTACGCTTTGgtaaacggcaagctctaccgaaaggggagtaacgaaATCTGCATAAAGTGCATCATGCAAGAAGAGggtaataaaatattgctcgatatccatggaggcatgtgtggtaatcatgcttCTTGCCGCACCTTAGCTTGGTCGGAAAAGCTTTCCattaaggattctattggccgaatgccctccaagatgcttcAGAGTTGGTCAAAAAATGTGAGAgctaccaattttttggaaggcgtACCACTTAACCAatccaagctctgcaaacaattcatCTTTCTCAGCCTTTTgccgtctggggcttggatatcgtgggaccattcccaagggcccaaggtggttataaattcctatttgtggctattgACATGTTcactaagggtgtgtttggttcaagGGATGGGGTGGGATGGGAGGGGGCGATCTCTGTTTTTGTGGTGTTTGGTTCAAGCGCAGCAAGGATGGGATCATCCCTCCTAAGGAATATTTTCTCAGTATGCTGGATGAAGCTATCCCTCCAAATCGGTAGAATGAAACCATCCACCTTTGCTAATCATGCTCATTAGTAAAATTATTAGTGATATTAGTATGTTTATATTACTTATTATTATATATTACTATGAGATTAGAATTTGTATGGGTTAATGTACTAATTAGTGGcaattaatgagctaattagagtatgattagggttaattagcatattttattgttaattattaATGAATATGGCAAGAGTAACATTAATACGTGTTAGTgcatgttgattagtgtattattaataattattatttaaaattaaaagatataattagttgatgattctcATCCCCATCTATCCTcgtccctccaaccaaacaaaaaagaggctcatcccatccatccaaccaaacaaaaaagagaatcaTTCCATCCCGAAAAACAGAGACGACCCTATCCCATCCCACTTTGCctcccaaccaaacacaccctaagtgGATAGAGACCGAACCCGTGGGAAAGATAAGCGCAAAAacggctaagaagttcatgaggagcataactATTCAATTTGATATtccacatcggataattacggatattgtagccagttcagaagcggaACCTTCACTgtattttgtgaagaatttggcgTCAAAACATGTTTCACCTTAGTAGCTCACCCACAAAGTAACGATCAAGTTGAACGTGCTAATGAGTCTtgcagggcatcaaaactcTTGTCTTCGATAGGCTAAAGGCTTTAAAATGCTGGGTGAAAGAACTTACCTCGGTATTATGGGTCGAACATAATTTTCTAAAGTTCTTAGTTTATGAAGTAGAGACAGTGCTCCcaactgagttgcagttcggatcaccgCAAGTGGAAAGTTACTTGGAGGAGGGGCAAGAGCAGTTACGAGCGGATGACATCAATTTACTCAAGGAGTATCGCAATTGAGCATCTGTTTgagcagctaagtatcaacaagcgtaGATACCATAGTCAGAAAATCCAATCCAGCAGAAAATCAGAAAACTCGTTGCTGGGGATCTTGTCCTgcaaaaggtgcagaaacaggcctgatgccataagttatcacctaagtggaaAGAACTctacatagtagtcaaagttactCAACCAGAATCAGTACAATTATGTActccaaacggtgagatactcgagcactcatggaatatcgaccaactctgagaaTTTCATCCATAAAAAAGGTAAATTacaggtaagtcaattacatttgattcgattaactacttgattacatacttttttcttttgcatcTAACCTgcgtggctagtgcaaagttgacagaaagtattcgcctagctcttgcaaacgGTGCAGTTTCTACTtccccttgaacgagtcgaggaaccttctATACTCATCCCTCAGATGATAGATGATAGCCCTAGGGATTGGATGCCAGCCAGCATAAGGACTAGGGAGAGTGGCAAAAAGAAGACCCTACTGGAGTTGTTGACCAGCACTAACGATAGCAAGTGGTCCTTCATAGGATGCAAAGGCGATCTAGcggttgtcgatggagaagatGATCGCACTCTCTCTACCACTGGAGGTTTGGGTGCTTCATCACCGAAGGCCTCATCAGTGACCTGGTCAATGATTttatcaagatcaccaccatcttcatctccctcctgcACGACTCATGTCATTAGCTCTTGTGTCGATTGTTCCATGATGTCGACGTCAAGGAGACGCTTGAGGTGGTGGGTGGTGGGTGAAGgttctttctcctcttaggcctctCGATTGATTCCTCCTCGTCAAAAGAAACAATGATGATTCCTGGAGGAACCATGACGAGGGGCCTTGGGGTGAGAGATCCTATCTCTTCACTTTCTAAACCGGGCTTAGGAAACGACGGTGGAGTGGAGACTACGGCTTCAATCTCTATGAGTTCTACTGGGTGTATAGGGagaaaggaggaagacgaggtgACAAATAAACGGcctcgagtcccctctatttatagcagtAGGAATGGGTTGTACTGTACACGTGGAGCCATCAAGATCCGATATCGCTAGGCGTGATAATGCGGCCGCCTTGGCCACACAATGCGTCCAGCGAAAGTCGAGGCATCGCTGCGGTATTATGACATGTCTAATCTCTGTAAGAGGAGTGCATAGTCGTGATGACGCATCAAATCAAGGGTTACGGTGAAAATGAGCAATCGAGAGTAATGCGcatttttttatgcttatgctctactctccacttgatTCATTTATCGAGGAGAGAGCCAGGGGCTATATCATATAATTTTGTTTCGATGATTTTGCTTCAATCTTTGTCTCTGGTTATTGCACCATTTAGAAAGTCGAAAGCCATGTTGTGTGAATACTTATGCTCCATTCTATACTCGAATTCATTCATGAACGAAGAGGGGCCACGTCAggtatattttgatgcatatgctctactctttgccttgattatcatatcaagcagagagtcgggagctacatcgcatacttttgatgctacgGCTTTACTCTTCACTTGGTTCCTTTATTGAGGACATAGTCAAGAGCTATATCAACACATATCTTCAATGGTATAGGTATGTCCTTTCTCTACTCTTAGATTGAATAATCTTTTCCTTGACCATAGAGTCTCgagctacataataataccatacttttcataaattttgtatatattttttgcaaaagtttatctagcTTTGCATCAACTGCTTTGGATAAGAGCTAGTAGAGGCATATGTTAGGTTGATAACGGACAACTACACCTAATAAGGCATAAcggcacaagagattgtcaAACATCTCACGCTAATAGCTAAAAAAAGGTTCTAAAGTTCTAGTCGATCCCATGTGTATCCTCTGTCAAGTTCATGTCTGAACGCTGGTTAAACACGCAAgtcagtgaaagtttgcaaaaggctATCATGTtttctgtttctagttttacactagtcttttccttattattaCGGTTGTCTCGAGTGATTACTCGAGGTCCGTGCGTCTAATGGCTTGTTTAATCGAGTTTACAGGTGTCAACAGATATACAATCATGTAGTATCAAGAATAGTTATAGCATGTACTTATCGGTtgttgcatctacttatgctaactctatttcataaGCAAGGGAATATCAGGCAATAGCATGTTAGACATGCAAAATGGTAGTACTGTTACAGACATTATAGATCAAAAAACAAGTTTCAAGTGTTTTTGAGCCAAATGGACCATCAGCTtgagggactcccctcactattatcatcaggcAGGCTGAGCCCTAGCAACTCAACAAAGGCCAGGATCACAAGCTGGATGCTA
This genomic window from Phragmites australis chromosome 7, lpPhrAust1.1, whole genome shotgun sequence contains:
- the LOC133925598 gene encoding uncharacterized protein LOC133925598, coding for MGILMSELKAGVKAFDGISPNSSTMPLGQIKLPVTFGMPDNFHTDRLTFDIVGFKTTYNVILGRPMLDKFIAMVHYAYQTLKIPSPKGVITIRGDQPEVVKCDKQSLDIVKHLSRVATTPKGMDSMCQKHQATIEIKDSKLVSLVDISKSNDATKGETNENASNKNTDGGVKAMPLDLSKPTKTVKVGANLDSK